In a genomic window of Fimbriiglobus ruber:
- a CDS encoding nitronate monooxygenase has product MCGAMANGIGSTTIVEEMSHAGMLGSFGAAGLSTERVVQAIDRLQATLGDAPYCFNLIHSPNEPAHEAAIADLYLRRSVRLVEASAYLDLTTPIVKYRVSGLTQGPNGRPVGLNRVIAKVSRVEVATRFLSPPPTKIVQDLLAAGQITREQAAWAASVPMCDDLIAEADSGGHTDNRPAITLLPTILALRDRLQAQFQFPTPVRVGAAGGIATPASAAAAFSMGAAFVVTGSVNQACVESGSSDPVRRMLADAGQADTAMAPRLTCSRWASRFRYSNAAPCSRCGPRSCSRFIGNMLPGKRSRPPIAPK; this is encoded by the coding sequence ATGTGCGGGGCGATGGCCAACGGGATCGGGTCGACGACCATCGTCGAGGAGATGAGCCACGCCGGCATGCTCGGGTCGTTCGGGGCGGCCGGCCTGTCGACCGAGCGAGTCGTGCAGGCCATCGACCGGCTCCAGGCCACGCTCGGCGACGCCCCGTACTGCTTCAACCTGATCCACAGCCCGAACGAACCGGCCCACGAGGCCGCCATCGCGGATCTCTACCTGCGCCGGAGCGTGCGGTTGGTCGAGGCGTCCGCGTATCTGGACCTGACCACGCCGATCGTGAAATATCGGGTGTCCGGGCTGACGCAGGGGCCGAACGGCCGTCCGGTCGGACTGAACCGGGTGATCGCGAAGGTCTCGCGGGTCGAGGTGGCGACCCGGTTCCTGTCGCCGCCGCCGACCAAGATCGTGCAAGACCTGCTCGCCGCCGGGCAGATCACTCGCGAACAGGCGGCGTGGGCTGCCAGCGTCCCGATGTGCGACGACCTGATCGCCGAGGCCGATTCCGGCGGCCACACGGATAACCGCCCGGCCATCACACTGCTCCCGACTATCCTGGCCCTACGCGACCGGCTGCAGGCGCAGTTCCAGTTCCCGACCCCGGTGCGGGTCGGTGCGGCAGGCGGCATCGCGACCCCGGCGAGCGCGGCCGCGGCGTTCAGCATGGGAGCAGCGTTCGTCGTAACCGGCTCGGTCAACCAGGCCTGCGTCGAATCGGGCAGTTCGGACCCGGTCCGCCGGATGCTCGCCGACGCGGGCCAAGCCGACACCGCGATGGCCCCGCGGCTGACATGTTCGAGATGGGCGTCAAGGTTCAGGTACTCAAACGCGGCACCATGTTCGCGATGCGGGCCCAGAAGTTGTTCGAGATTTATCGGCAATATGCTGCCTGGGAAGCGATCCCGGCCGCCGATCGCGCCCAAATAG
- a CDS encoding type I polyketide synthase, producing the protein MSGHPAPPEPDTGPRSALRAPRSAVAIVGIGCLFPKANGTGTYWGAIKNGVDCITPVPPTHWNPDDYFDPDPKKPDMTYARRGGFLSPVDFNPLEFGIAPRDIEATDTSQLLGLVAAKHALTDAGVVFTDSPAGAGKTPPPPSPTGNVPRRRPVDRNRVSVILGVTGTLELVIPLGARLGHPKWRKAMKDAGVPDETAEDAIKRIGEAYVPWQENSFPGLLGNVVAGRIASRLDLGGTNCVVDAACASSLSAVHLAALELSTGRSDVAVTGGVDTFNDIFMYMCFSKTPALSASGDVRPFEATGDGTMIGEGVGVVVLKRLSDAERDGDTIYAVIKGIGTSSDGKGTAIYAPSAAGQKKAIRTAYQLAGVAPDTIELVEAHGTGTRVGDATEASALVDVYNDLPTAPAGGPKPRPWCALGSVKSQIGHTKAAAGAASLIKAALALYYKVLPPTLKVTRPVDPLAVPDSPFYVNTKARPWLPRAEHPRRAALSAFGFGGSNFHCVLEEHRYEKPAVDWDGAVEILALGGATAAAVSTALAAVGTDWPAFARAAEQSRGTFDPAAPCRLVVVAHRDLTDLPKLVAGATAKLAAEPAAAAWQTPDGVYYGTGPCPGSLAVLFPGQGSQYTGMLRDLACTFPELLDALAAANDEVAAQQRDESDGRRLTDRIYPPTAFDADAPRRHEEALRATEAAQPAIGAVSFGAWQVLSQRFGLGADAFAGHSYGELPALAAAGRIESSELFALSRLRGRLMAQQRVGDPGTMLAVFAPAAEIEAVVQSGGFTVVAANRNTPTQTVLSGATPEIEKVEAALAAKGIRAVRLPVAAAFHSPLVADAAVPFRAALDGIAFAPGMKPVYANTTATVYPDDPDAARELLGHQIANPVAFVDEVRAMCAAGVRTFVEVGPGRVLTQLVAAIASDPAAAVPGVEAAALDASSGKRPGLLDLGHLLARLAARGHAVRLAAWEEGSRCRPPAPAKPGLTIPICGANYVTPRPTRPPVAPVPPNDHRPLTPAGVQMPEPAKGPSPAADQAGVAQALQLTHQTLAALQQMQDQTARLHRQFLESQEQAQRTLFQLVAQQQALLFPGGTAPAPVAAPVPAANTAPPAWTPTVPPTQAPAAEPTVPSVPHAIAPVPAPAAVVVDPAPVHPPAEQSPSVPAAQPALAAAPVPQPTLPVAQISPAVAAPAPVTVPHHPPKGTNGVAPNGAGANGTVTHDVESILLSVVAEKTGYPVEMLDPGMSLDADLGVDSIKRVEILSAIQEKLPHAPAVKPEHLGTLHTLQDIILFLSAGMGAGVTALAPVPAAATSLAQPAGPAVASPAPVEMLAPAATIPLAQLVRETQEAVDFAAPLPTSSGDSVRLMSPVESGATSLPNTAEIETLLLKVVAEKTGYPEGMLDPDMALDTDLGVDSIKRVEILSAIQEKLPHAPVVKPEHLGTLHTVRDIAEFLSAGSFPNTTKINVKVVPAPRPEDSLLAAPSTQRLASKPARVLPPGGLEPGLSELLAPKTEPLGRVAPPPPPPPLSDLARRPAQTPTTPVLPAGPVDTYRAPVGPINLDRVDRSILQAVDLDPIPARQRLALPERGEVWVVAPEDALTREVVVQLTAQRFVPKLFPWVDPDAAAPAGSPVGLVLIAPVRTAPNVAINKLGFRWLQAAGPKLRHAARQPNGAAFATVARLDGTFGLGDLAPGTDPVPGGLAGLVKTARHEWPEIGSKAIDLAAGFAAESPAASAVAVVEEILLAGPVEVGIGPNNRCTLDLARTVRRAAPTAGPVLGPKDVVLVTGGARGVTAEVAVSLAEVYQPTMILTGRTPAATGPEPDALKGVTDEAALKKAIADHLGAGATPKAVGDMYAKVNAQREIAKTLARIEAAGAKATYFSVNVANGRQVADVLHQVQVKYGPVTALVHGAGVLADRRIEDLTADQFDAVYSTKVDGLRNLLDLLGNQDLKAVVLFSSTTARFGRVGQLAYATANEVLNKTAQIEARKRPAARVVAINWGPWEGGMVTPALRKVFESEGIGLIPLTEGGLFAVQELTVAGRAVEVIALGKPRTSKSGSGPAPALGASGTPLPPPAAAPVTGPPPAELAVAFEESLTIDGYPVLRSHVLDARAVLPMALHMEFLAHAALHGNPGLVFHGFNDLRITHGVMVEEGTPTVLKALAGKAIKHDKMFHVPVELRGKRRDGRDAIHSRAEVVLTAAFPKAPAADPPPIVQPYPHPVEEVYRYFLFHGPDLHGIERVDGLADTAFIGTAYPAPAPLEWLTKPLRSAWVADPLVIDASFQMMILWSFAQHGAGSLPCFAGRYRQYRRAFPAGPARVVIRVTRDNGSFARADIDYLDADGIVIAQVQDYECVIDRQLDQAFRRNQLAPRVKN; encoded by the coding sequence ATGAGCGGACACCCGGCCCCGCCGGAACCCGACACCGGCCCCCGTTCCGCGCTCCGCGCCCCGCGGTCGGCGGTCGCGATCGTCGGGATCGGCTGCCTGTTCCCCAAGGCGAACGGGACCGGCACGTACTGGGGGGCGATCAAAAACGGGGTCGACTGCATCACCCCCGTCCCGCCGACGCACTGGAACCCGGACGACTACTTCGACCCGGACCCGAAGAAGCCGGACATGACCTACGCCCGCCGCGGCGGGTTCCTGTCTCCGGTCGACTTCAACCCGCTCGAATTCGGCATCGCACCGCGGGACATCGAGGCGACCGACACCTCGCAACTCCTCGGCCTCGTCGCGGCCAAGCACGCTTTGACGGACGCGGGCGTCGTCTTCACCGACTCGCCCGCGGGCGCCGGCAAAACCCCACCGCCGCCATCCCCAACCGGGAACGTCCCCCGGCGCCGGCCCGTTGACCGGAACCGGGTCTCGGTCATTCTGGGCGTCACCGGGACGCTCGAACTGGTGATCCCCCTCGGCGCCCGCCTCGGCCACCCCAAGTGGCGCAAGGCGATGAAGGACGCCGGTGTCCCGGACGAGACCGCCGAGGACGCGATCAAGCGGATCGGCGAAGCCTACGTCCCCTGGCAGGAGAACAGCTTCCCCGGGTTGCTCGGGAACGTGGTCGCCGGGCGGATCGCGAGCCGCCTCGACCTCGGCGGCACCAACTGCGTGGTCGACGCCGCGTGCGCCAGCTCGCTGAGCGCCGTCCACCTCGCGGCCCTCGAACTGTCGACCGGGCGGTCGGACGTCGCCGTGACCGGCGGGGTCGACACGTTCAACGACATCTTCATGTACATGTGCTTCAGCAAGACCCCGGCCCTGTCGGCGAGCGGCGACGTCCGCCCGTTCGAGGCGACCGGGGACGGGACGATGATCGGCGAAGGCGTCGGGGTCGTCGTCCTCAAGCGGTTGTCGGACGCGGAGCGGGACGGGGACACGATCTACGCCGTCATCAAGGGCATCGGGACGTCGAGCGACGGCAAGGGGACGGCCATCTACGCCCCGAGCGCGGCCGGGCAGAAGAAGGCGATCCGCACCGCGTACCAGCTCGCCGGGGTCGCCCCGGACACGATCGAACTGGTCGAGGCCCACGGCACCGGCACCCGGGTCGGCGACGCGACCGAGGCGTCCGCCCTGGTCGACGTGTACAACGACCTACCGACCGCGCCGGCCGGCGGCCCGAAGCCCCGCCCGTGGTGTGCCCTCGGGTCGGTCAAGTCGCAGATCGGGCACACGAAGGCCGCGGCCGGGGCCGCGAGCCTGATTAAAGCGGCCCTGGCCCTCTACTACAAAGTCCTGCCCCCGACCCTCAAAGTCACCCGCCCGGTCGACCCGCTCGCGGTCCCGGACTCGCCGTTCTACGTGAACACCAAGGCCCGGCCGTGGCTCCCCCGGGCCGAACACCCGCGCCGGGCGGCCCTGTCCGCGTTCGGGTTCGGCGGCAGCAACTTCCACTGCGTCCTCGAAGAACACCGTTACGAGAAGCCGGCGGTCGACTGGGACGGGGCGGTCGAAATCCTCGCCCTGGGCGGCGCCACGGCCGCGGCCGTTAGTACGGCACTGGCGGCCGTCGGGACCGACTGGCCCGCGTTCGCCCGGGCCGCCGAGCAGTCTCGTGGCACCTTCGACCCGGCGGCACCGTGCCGGCTCGTCGTCGTCGCGCACCGCGACCTGACCGACCTTCCCAAGCTGGTCGCCGGCGCGACCGCCAAACTCGCCGCCGAGCCCGCCGCGGCCGCGTGGCAGACGCCGGACGGCGTGTACTACGGAACGGGCCCGTGCCCCGGTTCACTGGCCGTGCTGTTCCCCGGGCAGGGGTCGCAGTACACCGGCATGCTCCGTGATCTCGCGTGTACGTTCCCCGAACTGCTCGACGCTTTGGCGGCCGCGAACGATGAGGTCGCCGCCCAGCAGCGCGACGAGTCCGACGGCCGCCGGCTGACCGACCGGATTTACCCGCCGACCGCGTTCGACGCCGACGCCCCCCGACGGCACGAGGAAGCCCTGCGGGCGACGGAGGCGGCCCAGCCGGCCATCGGCGCGGTCAGTTTCGGCGCGTGGCAGGTGCTGTCCCAGCGGTTCGGGCTCGGGGCAGACGCCTTTGCCGGGCACAGTTATGGCGAACTCCCGGCCCTCGCCGCCGCCGGGCGGATCGAGTCGTCCGAGCTTTTCGCCCTGTCTCGGCTCCGCGGCCGGCTGATGGCCCAGCAGCGGGTCGGCGACCCGGGCACCATGCTGGCCGTGTTCGCGCCGGCGGCCGAGATCGAAGCCGTCGTCCAATCCGGCGGGTTCACCGTCGTGGCGGCGAACCGGAACACGCCGACGCAAACGGTCCTGTCCGGGGCGACGCCCGAGATCGAGAAAGTTGAAGCGGCGCTCGCCGCGAAGGGCATCCGGGCCGTCCGCCTGCCGGTGGCGGCCGCCTTCCACAGCCCGCTGGTGGCCGACGCGGCCGTTCCGTTCCGCGCGGCCCTCGACGGGATCGCGTTCGCGCCGGGCATGAAACCGGTATACGCTAATACCACGGCTACCGTTTACCCGGACGACCCGGACGCGGCCCGCGAACTCCTCGGCCACCAGATCGCCAACCCGGTCGCGTTCGTCGACGAGGTCCGGGCGATGTGCGCGGCCGGCGTGCGGACGTTCGTGGAAGTCGGGCCGGGGAGGGTGCTGACACAACTGGTGGCTGCGATCGCGTCCGACCCGGCCGCCGCGGTCCCCGGCGTGGAGGCCGCCGCCCTGGACGCCTCTTCGGGCAAGCGGCCCGGCCTGCTAGACTTGGGGCACCTCCTCGCCCGGCTCGCCGCCCGCGGCCACGCGGTCCGGTTGGCCGCGTGGGAAGAGGGGAGCCGGTGCCGGCCGCCGGCGCCGGCGAAGCCCGGATTGACGATCCCGATTTGCGGCGCGAACTACGTGACCCCCCGCCCCACCCGCCCTCCGGTCGCCCCGGTACCACCGAACGACCATCGCCCATTGACTCCCGCTGGTGTACAGATGCCTGAGCCTGCCAAAGGACCGTCTCCTGCCGCCGACCAAGCCGGGGTCGCGCAGGCCCTCCAACTGACCCACCAGACGCTCGCCGCCCTCCAGCAGATGCAGGACCAGACGGCCCGCCTGCACCGGCAGTTCCTGGAGTCCCAGGAACAGGCCCAACGGACGCTGTTCCAGCTCGTCGCCCAGCAGCAGGCGCTCTTGTTCCCGGGCGGCACCGCACCCGCGCCCGTCGCGGCCCCAGTCCCGGCGGCCAACACCGCTCCCCCCGCCTGGACGCCTACCGTTCCCCCGACTCAGGCTCCGGCGGCAGAGCCCACGGTCCCTTCGGTTCCGCACGCGATCGCCCCGGTTCCGGCACCCGCGGCCGTGGTCGTGGACCCGGCCCCGGTCCACCCGCCCGCGGAGCAATCCCCCTCGGTGCCGGCCGCCCAGCCCGCTCTGGCCGCTGCCCCGGTTCCCCAGCCCACACTGCCCGTCGCCCAGATCAGTCCGGCTGTGGCTGCGCCGGCGCCCGTGACGGTCCCGCACCATCCCCCGAAGGGGACGAACGGCGTGGCGCCGAACGGTGCCGGCGCCAACGGGACGGTAACTCACGACGTCGAGTCGATTCTTTTGAGCGTCGTCGCGGAAAAGACGGGCTACCCGGTCGAAATGCTCGACCCCGGGATGAGTCTCGACGCGGACCTTGGGGTGGACTCGATCAAGCGGGTCGAGATCCTGTCCGCCATCCAGGAAAAGCTCCCGCACGCCCCGGCGGTCAAGCCCGAACACCTGGGCACCCTCCACACGCTTCAGGACATCATCCTCTTCCTCTCGGCCGGGATGGGGGCGGGCGTTACGGCACTCGCCCCGGTCCCAGCAGCGGCGACTTCCCTTGCCCAACCCGCCGGGCCGGCGGTCGCGTCACCCGCCCCGGTCGAAATGCTCGCCCCGGCGGCGACGATCCCCCTCGCCCAGCTCGTCCGGGAGACCCAGGAAGCGGTCGATTTCGCCGCCCCGCTCCCCACATCCTCCGGCGACTCCGTCCGGCTGATGAGTCCCGTCGAGTCCGGTGCGACATCACTCCCGAACACCGCCGAGATCGAAACCCTGCTGCTGAAAGTGGTCGCGGAAAAAACGGGCTACCCGGAAGGGATGCTCGATCCGGACATGGCTTTGGACACGGACCTCGGGGTGGATTCCATCAAGCGGGTCGAAATTCTGTCCGCCATTCAGGAAAAACTTCCGCACGCGCCGGTGGTCAAGCCCGAGCACCTGGGCACCCTGCACACGGTCCGCGACATCGCCGAGTTCCTTTCAGCCGGGTCGTTTCCGAACACGACCAAGATTAACGTCAAGGTGGTCCCGGCGCCGCGGCCGGAGGATTCGCTCCTGGCGGCCCCGTCGACCCAGCGGCTGGCCTCGAAGCCGGCCCGGGTGCTGCCCCCGGGCGGGCTCGAGCCCGGGCTGTCCGAGCTGCTCGCGCCGAAGACCGAGCCGCTGGGCCGGGTCGCGCCCCCGCCGCCCCCGCCGCCGCTGTCCGATCTCGCCCGCCGGCCCGCCCAGACCCCCACCACCCCGGTCCTGCCGGCCGGCCCGGTCGACACGTACCGGGCTCCCGTCGGGCCGATCAACCTGGACCGGGTCGACCGGAGCATCCTCCAGGCAGTCGACCTCGACCCCATTCCGGCCCGCCAGCGGCTCGCCCTCCCCGAGCGGGGCGAGGTGTGGGTGGTCGCCCCGGAAGACGCCCTGACGCGGGAGGTGGTCGTCCAGCTCACCGCCCAGCGGTTCGTCCCCAAGCTGTTCCCGTGGGTCGACCCGGACGCCGCGGCCCCGGCCGGCTCCCCGGTCGGGCTGGTCCTGATCGCCCCGGTCCGGACGGCCCCGAACGTCGCGATTAACAAGCTCGGGTTCCGGTGGCTGCAGGCCGCCGGGCCGAAGCTCCGGCACGCGGCCCGCCAGCCGAACGGCGCCGCGTTCGCGACTGTCGCTCGGCTCGACGGGACGTTCGGCCTGGGCGACCTCGCCCCCGGCACCGACCCCGTCCCCGGCGGGTTGGCCGGGCTGGTCAAGACGGCCCGGCACGAGTGGCCCGAGATCGGGTCGAAGGCGATCGACTTGGCGGCCGGGTTCGCGGCCGAGAGCCCGGCCGCGTCCGCCGTCGCGGTCGTCGAAGAGATCCTCCTGGCCGGCCCGGTGGAAGTCGGGATCGGGCCGAACAACCGGTGTACCCTCGATCTCGCGCGGACGGTCCGCCGGGCCGCCCCGACCGCCGGCCCGGTCCTCGGCCCGAAGGACGTGGTCCTGGTCACGGGCGGCGCCCGCGGGGTGACGGCCGAGGTCGCGGTGTCCCTGGCCGAGGTCTACCAGCCGACGATGATCCTCACGGGCCGGACGCCGGCCGCGACCGGCCCCGAGCCGGATGCCCTCAAGGGCGTCACGGACGAAGCCGCCCTGAAGAAGGCGATCGCCGACCACCTGGGAGCGGGCGCCACCCCGAAGGCGGTCGGGGACATGTACGCCAAGGTGAACGCCCAGCGGGAGATCGCCAAGACGCTGGCCCGGATCGAGGCCGCCGGGGCCAAGGCCACGTACTTCTCGGTGAACGTCGCGAACGGCCGGCAGGTGGCCGACGTCCTCCACCAGGTCCAGGTCAAGTACGGCCCGGTGACGGCCCTCGTCCACGGGGCCGGGGTACTCGCCGACCGGCGGATCGAGGACCTGACCGCGGACCAGTTCGACGCGGTCTACTCGACCAAGGTTGACGGCCTGCGGAACCTGCTCGACCTGCTCGGCAACCAGGATCTCAAGGCGGTCGTGCTGTTCAGTTCGACCACCGCCCGGTTCGGCCGGGTCGGCCAGCTCGCCTACGCGACCGCGAACGAGGTACTGAACAAGACGGCCCAGATCGAGGCCCGGAAGCGGCCGGCCGCCCGGGTGGTGGCGATCAACTGGGGGCCGTGGGAGGGGGGGATGGTGACCCCCGCCTTGCGGAAGGTGTTCGAGTCCGAGGGCATCGGGCTGATCCCGCTGACCGAGGGCGGCCTGTTCGCGGTCCAGGAGTTGACCGTGGCCGGGCGGGCCGTCGAGGTGATCGCCCTCGGGAAGCCGCGGACCTCCAAGTCGGGCAGCGGGCCGGCCCCGGCTCTCGGCGCCTCCGGCACCCCGCTCCCGCCCCCGGCCGCGGCGCCGGTCACCGGTCCGCCGCCGGCCGAACTAGCCGTGGCGTTCGAGGAGTCGCTGACGATCGACGGGTACCCGGTCCTCCGGTCGCACGTCCTCGACGCGCGGGCCGTACTCCCGATGGCCCTGCACATGGAGTTCCTGGCCCACGCGGCCCTGCACGGGAACCCCGGGCTCGTCTTCCACGGATTCAACGACCTGCGGATCACCCACGGGGTGATGGTCGAGGAGGGCACCCCGACGGTCCTCAAGGCGCTGGCCGGCAAGGCGATCAAGCACGATAAAATGTTCCACGTCCCGGTCGAACTCCGGGGCAAGCGACGGGACGGCCGGGACGCGATCCACTCGCGGGCCGAGGTAGTCCTGACGGCCGCCTTCCCGAAGGCGCCGGCCGCCGACCCGCCCCCGATCGTCCAGCCGTACCCGCACCCGGTCGAGGAGGTCTACCGATACTTCCTGTTCCACGGCCCGGACCTGCACGGGATCGAGCGGGTGGACGGCCTCGCGGACACCGCGTTCATCGGGACCGCGTACCCGGCCCCGGCCCCACTCGAATGGCTCACCAAGCCTCTCCGGTCGGCCTGGGTGGCCGACCCGCTGGTGATCGACGCGAGCTTCCAGATGATGATCCTGTGGAGCTTCGCCCAGCACGGGGCCGGTTCGCTCCCGTGCTTCGCCGGCCGGTATCGGCAGTACCGCCGGGCGTTCCCGGCCGGTCCGGCCCGGGTTGTCATCCGGGTCACCCGGGACAACGGCTCGTTCGCCCGCGCGGACATCGACTACCTGGACGCCGACGGGATCGTCATCGCCCAGGTCCAGGACTACGAGTGCGTGATCGACCGCCAACTCGACCAGGCGTTCCGCCGCAACCAGCTGGCGCCAAGAGTTAAAAATTAA